From Quercus lobata isolate SW786 chromosome 11, ValleyOak3.0 Primary Assembly, whole genome shotgun sequence:
ACCAACATATACACCATCtacatttttaaaatccaatatcacttattttattctaatcATTTTCTATTTATATGCACTAGTAGAAACCATCATTGATTTCTTTTACCCTCCAATTTGGTCTATATTGCTTAATTTATGTGACAAATTTTGTTATcttaaaatgacaaaaacattCAAAGTTATCCACATCGTGAGAGAATCTAGAAGCACCTTTATAGATATTATGCTCTTATTTCCATTTATGCTGTCTATTCTTTTAGGTGTTGTGCCTCCCCCATTTGCATCATTCaacttttgttatttatatCTAAGCTATGCCTTCTCTTTTTGCCTCTACTTTGATTATGGCTACTTTGTTGAATAAATTTCCCTTTTGCATGaactttccttcttcttttttttttttttcttaaataaaaatccttCTAAAGGCTAAGATGataatgggttttttttcttcctattctTCTAGTACAATCACTCATCTATTACGTGTGATCCGTATAAAATGCAACGTACTTCTTTCTTACAATTGTATTATAATTTGCAGGCTGTTGATCTCAGAAGTTCTCAATACTTCAACCCTCCTACTGTGAAGGTATGAGGATATGTTACTCCTTtacaataacttttttttgagtatctataattttgatattcatttgtaattaatattatatataggtttgctaattaatttcttttcctcAGGCCTGTGATGAGTTGTACCAAGCAGCACTGAATGAGATGGTAGAGGTTTTGACATCTGTTAGCAAGACACATAGATTGCCTTTAGCCCTAACTTGGGCCCCTTGTGTCCAACAAGGTAAAGGTGGATGCAGACATGCTGATGAGAATTTTGCAGAGTGTGTTTCAACTGTGGACACTGCTTGCTATGTTGCTGATCTAGTAGTATTGGGGTTTCTTGAGGCTTGCTCTGAGTACCACTTGTTTCGAGGCCAAGGAACTGTTGGGACTGCCTTCACTACAACAAAACCATGTTTTGCAACTGATATCACTGCCTTTAGCAAGAAAGAATACCCTCTCTCTCATCATGCTAGGATGTTTGGGCTACATGCTGCTGTGGCAATTCCCCTTCGAAGCATCTATACTGGCTCAGCTGATTTCGTGTTGGAGTTTTTCTTACCAAAGGATTGCCAAGATCCTGAAGAACAAAAGCAAGTGCTCAATTCATTGTCCATTGTGTTACAACAGGCTTGTAGGAGTCTACATGCTGTGGTTGATAAAGAACTCGAGGAAGAAGCAATCTTATACCCAGTTAAGGAAGTGGTAGTTGCTTCAGATGGGAAACCAACCAGTTCTACTACTACGAATTTGAAAGAAGCTTGTTCAAAAGAGTCATCCTGGGTTGCTCATATGATGGAGGCACAGCAAAAAGGCAAAGGTGTGTTGGAGCATCAGGAAGAAGAACCTAATGAAGAATTCAAGGTGACAACCCATTGGGATAGTACTCAAGTGGGGTTGCGAAGTGGGCAAGCATTTTCAGACTTTGGGGCTCAACTTCAGCAAAGTTCTGAGTCCAAGGGTAGTGCTGAGGGTGGTGGAGATTCTTATTCTTATGGTGGCCGACAATCCTCAGGTGGAACAAAAGCTGGGGAGAAGAGGAGGACCAAAACTGAGAAGACTATCAGCTTGCCAGTTCTAAGGCAATACTTTGCTGGGAGCCTCAAAGATGCTGCTAAAAGTATTGGAGGTAGGAAACAATCCATTATCATTAATAGATAATTAACCTGCCAAGTATAGACTTAATGTAACATCATTTCTATCCCTATTTACATGCTCCTTCGTTATAGAGAGAGAGCGAGCAATATTAATATGACTCTtaatctcttatttattttcttttcactatcatttttatgttcttttcgAATTCTCCTGCTTAGGCGTAGTTTTACTATTGGAAatgttagaaaaataaataaattgctatagcaaaatatttcaatttctttatatatacatgtctatataattgaaaaaaaaaaaaaaaaactttcctaaGCATTGAGCAGCCTGCTATTAGCATATAGGATATACCTTATTTCTTTGTATCTTAGAAAATAATCAGGAAACCTATTCATCCTAATTTGTAGATTTTATGCTAACTGTTTTAATAAGACATTAGACATATAAAAAGTGATAATACAAGTTCTTCTCACTTTCTATTTTATGCTTCATTCTGATGGCAACTTACTTCTTTAAGCTTAAATTCTTCACAATGGTTAAAAGTAACCATTTTTGGCTGCTCACTGGTTGCAGCATCAACCTCTAGTTATATGAGATTCCTTTAGCCTactctctttatatttttttctgtatatttattttctttttattagcatCTTTTATCATAGTAGTGGCAGCTCACAATCCTTAATTGGcatcaaataattaaattaagtatACGTTTggattagcttttttttttttcttcttatttacTAAAAATTGACAAAAGTACAGTGGTACCTAAAAAACATTTGAGACTTTAAAAAACTATATGAAAAGCAAATTTAAGCTGTTTTTTAATTCACTCTTATACCCTAAAGCTATAATATAGTTGGCTCACAACTTCTCTCAATTGCAGTGTGCCCCACTACTCTGAAAAGGATATGCAGGCAACATGGGATTACAAGATGGCCTTCTAGAAAGATTAAGAAGGTAGGTCACTCTCTGAGGAAACTCCAGCTTGTGATTGATTCAGTCCAAGGTGCTGAGGGTTCCATTGAAATCGGATCTTTCTATAATAGCTTCCCAGAATTGAATTCCCAGCAGGCAAACAGTCCTTTCTCATCCTTGAACATGAGTGACTCAAAGCACCCACACTCTAAACAAGAGAGTAGCTTATTTAGCTTTGGTTCTGGTCCCTTAAAATCTCCAGCTTCTTCATGCAGTCAAACTTCTAGTCCCAGTATCTATTGTACCAATGGAGTAAAGCAACATAGCACAAGCACTAATGCTTTAAGTAGTGCAGAAACTTTAATGACTGAAAACCTTGGTGGGATTTTGCATGGGGCTTGCAGTGATGCAGAACAACATGCCTTGAATCTTCAACAGGAACCAAACCTTATTCATAGAGTTGAAAGCCTCAAGTCATTTGGAGAGCATCCGGGTCTTGAAACTCTATCTTGCTTACCAGAAAGTAGCAGCCAGAATTCAAGAGATGGGGGTGCTTTTAGAGTTAAAGCTACCTTTGGTGATGAAAAAACCAGGTTCAGCCTGCATCCCAATTGGAGTTTTGGAGCTCTAAAGCTAGAGATTGCAAGGAGATTCAATTTAGATGATGTTAGTAGAGTTGATATCAAGTACTTGGATGATGATAGAGAGTGGGTGATTTTGACATGTGATGCTGATCTTCAAGAGTGCATGGACCTATTTAGAGCATCCCAAAGTCACACAATCAGACTCTCACTTCAGCATGCTTGTAATCAAAGTCTTGGAAGTCCCTTTGGTTGCAGTGGCCCgtcttaattaattaaaaaccaTAGCTAGTTTCTGTTTACCCATTGAGAGCTACCAGCTTGTCAAATGGTGGAGACAATTAATGTTGATGATTACAAATTCTAGGAATATTCTGTTCACTTTTATGTTTATCTTTTAAGCCATTCGATCTTAGTTCGAAGATCAATGGGTATTTTAGATggaataataaattaattattacatatgaaattattaattagGACCATTTTAAGCATTTTGGCTTTCACAAGAATCATGTtatattacattaaaatattgtttttcatTTACAAGCTTataccaacaacaacaacaacaacaacaaaaaaaaccttGTTCCTTCCTTATAAGATGACTAATTTTGATTACAATATCACTTTTCATATGGTTTCACCACAAATACTAATTGCAATAGATCACTTTTCATATGGTTTCACCACAAATACTAATTGCAATAGATCACTTTTCATATGGTTTCACCACAAATACTAATTGCAATAGATCACGTAagtaattatgaaaaaattggtATCATGagatatagaataaaaaatagagttaaACAAAACTTAACACATAATTTAGTTGATGGCTTGAAGTCTTTTAGTAGATAGGGTTGGTATGGGAATTGGAAAGCCGATCTGGAACTtgccctcttttctttttttgcttttatttgttTGTAGATAGAGAATGTATATCATGTATCTTCTCTTTTATAACTTGTGAATTCTACACAATTATGAACATGAAAAATGcatgttttatatataagagTCGTGTAGAATTCACACAATGTGAAAGAGAAGTGATATATCCAATGTATGAGATAATTATTGTTGTAATAAGGTTGGTTGGgaatttacattttaaacttCCCATACAGTTAGGATCTGCAAAGGAGGTCCCATATTAATTGATCGGTGCTATTAGATAGAAAACAAAGATTGTTTTATACTGTGTAGAGAATACTATATAAATGTcaagaaattgttttaaaatacaTCCCTTAcatgttgagagagagagagagagagtatccCTTGCACATGTTTTACAGGGAAGAGATCTAGCACCCTCTATTCTAATTGTCCGTTACAAAATATCCACATCCTCGAAGAAAACTCTCATTGATACTataatttttccctaaaaaataaggaaagaaacaCAAGTACACACTCACTGGtaaataaattcacaatttaaaACAACACATGCCTCATACAAAGCAAATAGTAGAGCTCCCCACTTTAAGGAACCCACCAAAGGTATATAGagaattagaagaaaaaaaaaaactctttaaatataGGAGTTGAACAACACATGCCTCATTTTTTAAGCCAAAtgctaatttaaatttaaaatatacaatCAATTCATACAAACTAGGGTTATATTTCCACTTTATATAGAGAAATATAGGAGTTGAACAACACATGCCTCATTTTTTAAGCCAAAtgctaatttaaatttaaaatatacaatCAATTCATACAAACTAGGGTTATATTTCTACTTTATATAGAGAAAATGGTAGAACTGCTCACTACTCCTAGTAAACTATCAAAAGATGCAAAAGCAAGAGGCTTACCACGATGAAATTTCTTTGAAGGATAAAAGTTAAACAGTAAATCTGTAAAGGTCTCCTTTTAATAGACCAAATGCtgattcaaattcaaaataacaattCATACATAACCTAGGACTTCAATAGGATCAATTTGAAACAAAACTCCAAGTAATAATAactttctcaagaaaaaaaaaaaaaaattaaatcaaatactTGACCAAATATTTAAAACACAATGACCAAGacccatgcaagacttaggaaCTGGGAAAGAgactttaaaaatcaaataagcaTAATTAGAAGAAGAGAATTCATAATCTGTTAGTTTTTTAAATGCTTTCTGCCGGTCCAGGAAGTTTGCAGTAAAATTACCGTAACTATTTGTAAAAAAGGTCCAAATTGCTAGTTTTTTATGCATTAGAAACTAGAGACACAGAGCTATTCAATGATTTTTAGCTCAGAGGCtaattattttagaattaaCCCATATTTGATTTTGACTCTACCCAAAAATTTGGTTGAAATTCTGTAAGGATTTCACCAGAATAATGTTTGAATTTTGCAAtgttatttcatttttcaagGGACACTTTGGTATCTCTCTTTCCTAAGCAAAGACCAGTTTTTGAGTTGGGAATGCAGTCTCATTTCATGAGGGACCATCTGTTACTTGAATTCCACAATTAGTTGGACAAAGAATTCTACATTACCTACATCAATTAGTTGGGATCATGATAAGTTGAATTTACTTGAATTCCACAATTAATGTAAGACTTTGGT
This genomic window contains:
- the LOC115967209 gene encoding protein NLP2-like — encoded protein: MEIERKLIMEYSGFTPNNCTAYGNFSDNNTMASDFMGELLSEGCWLETSTGGFNFLPPAPLPTTTPSRALNDPSHYYLPSFDSNPHQQIYQEDQTEGVFPESESILVDGNELGRSWWIDPRANPGTCSSVKERLVLAVEYLKECTKNMNVLIQIWVPIRKGGRYFLSTYDQPYSFDPNNKSLADYRNVSRAYQFAVEEDREESVGIPGRVFLGRLPEWTPDVRFFKRDEYPRIGYAQQYDIRGSLALPVFERGSGTCLGVVEIVTTNQKINYRLELEHVCQALEAVDLRSSQYFNPPTVKACDELYQAALNEMVEVLTSVSKTHRLPLALTWAPCVQQGKGGCRHADENFAECVSTVDTACYVADLVVLGFLEACSEYHLFRGQGTVGTAFTTTKPCFATDITAFSKKEYPLSHHARMFGLHAAVAIPLRSIYTGSADFVLEFFLPKDCQDPEEQKQVLNSLSIVLQQACRSLHAVVDKELEEEAILYPVKEVVVASDGKPTSSTTTNLKEACSKESSWVAHMMEAQQKGKGVLEHQEEEPNEEFKVTTHWDSTQVGLRSGQAFSDFGAQLQQSSESKGSAEGGGDSYSYGGRQSSGGTKAGEKRRTKTEKTISLPVLRQYFAGSLKDAAKSIGVCPTTLKRICRQHGITRWPSRKIKKVGHSLRKLQLVIDSVQGAEGSIEIGSFYNSFPELNSQQANSPFSSLNMSDSKHPHSKQESSLFSFGSGPLKSPASSCSQTSSPSIYCTNGVKQHSTSTNALSSAETLMTENLGGILHGACSDAEQHALNLQQEPNLIHRVESLKSFGEHPGLETLSCLPESSSQNSRDGGAFRVKATFGDEKTRFSLHPNWSFGALKLEIARRFNLDDVSRVDIKYLDDDREWVILTCDADLQECMDLFRASQSHTIRLSLQHACNQSLGSPFGCSGPS